The genomic interval GAATGACTGCATTCATATAATTGGCTTTACCGCGCCGCAATAAGCGGATATCGCTACGAGATACATTCAGCAGCAGTTCCAAGGCCAAAAAGTAAGCTAGAGGAAATCTACCTGTAGATAAGTATTGATGGCGTTTGTAAACAGCAGGTTCGAGTAATCTCAGCGCAATACGCACCGCTTCTGTGACTTGCCAATTTTCTGGTAGCTGCACGTATACATCTTTCCCAATGGCAGTTTCTGGATTTAAACCAGTCAGCAAATCTAAGGCTGTGTCTTTTTCTGCTGTTAATTGTGGCCATGCAGTTATTAACGGGATTTCATCACCGACTTTTAAAGACTGCGCCACTGCAATATCCCATTCACCATTGGCGCGAATTAACATCGGATGGTCTGGCGTAACCACCAAAGTACGTCCCAAGGCTGTACGGATAGTAATCAAATTTTGGCTACGTCGTTTAAATATTCGCCGTACAGGTTGCCAACAAACAGTTTGGCTGTCGGGATCTAAAGATAAAGTTTGAACCGCATCACTATCACTGAGTTCTAAAGTCGTGACGTTGGTTGTGAGGCGAGATTCCACAAAGTTGCCAATGGTATCAAAATGTATCCCGTCTTGATTTTGCCAAATAAAAGTTTCATCACTGACGAGACAGTTACCATAATGGCTGATTCCTGAGACTACCCCAGTAAATAGCCTTTGGGTTTTAGGATCATCTAGAGAACCAAAACGCAATGAATTTAACAAAGCAATGGGACGCGCACCCATTGTAAAAATATCTCTGAGGATACCACCGACACCTGTGGCAGCTCCTTGGAAGGGTTCAACGGCGGAAGGGTGGTTATGAGATTCAATTTTAAAAGCGAGGCGGAGTCCTTCACCCAGGTCAACCACACCCGCATTTTCACCAGGGCCTACGAGAATACGGGGGCCTGTGGTCGGAAATTGTTTGAGTAAGGGTCGGGAATTTTTGTAGCAGCAATGTTCTGACCACATCACCCCAAACATTCCCAGTTCTGCTTTGTTAGGATGGCGGCCTAAACGTCGCACAATTTCTGCATATTCTTCGGGCTTAATACCTTCGGCGGCAATTTCTTTGGGAGAAAACGGATCTTTGGGGGTGGTGGTCATGGGAATAATGCACCAAGGGGACAGAAGACTATTTTATAGTTAATGGTCAATATAAAAATTCGGTTTGATTTCTGAATCTAGTTGTATGGGCAGGGAATGGGGAGTGGGGAGTAGGGAGTGGGGAGTAGGGAGTAGGCAAGAAGTCTTATTTGGGCGTACTGGCTTTTTTCATAAATCAAATTATGAGTCCTATAGTCACAGGACTTACACACAAAGATTGTCTATGAAGATTGGGTGTAAGGGTTTGTGGCGTAAAGGTTTTAGATACATACACCCCTATACCCTCTACCCCTACACCATCGCCAAAACTCTTGATTTTTCGTTTTTATGCGTAAGTCCTAAGTCATTGGCTATTTGTGCTTTGTTTTTCCCCATCTGTAACTGCTGTTGTAGCTCTAAGCTTGTCCGTTGTTACACACTTAAGTAGATACCGCTCGATAGTAACACTCAAGTGACGACAATCACATAGAAACATGATTGAGATCGTCTCTCGCCCTTTGCCAAATTGGCATAATTACATACAACTGAACTCTAGCCGAGTCATTAATAGGGAACACACTAATCGCCGACAGCTTTGATAAAAAACTGTCGGCTTTTTGTATTTGGGAGTTGGGGGAGTGGGGGGAGTGTGGGAGGTGTGGGAGGTGTGGGAGGTGTGGGGAGTGTGGGAGGTGTGGGGAGTGTGGGAAGTGTGGGGAGTGGGGGAAGTGTGGGGAGTGACCATTGACTAATGACTAATGACTAATGACCAAATAAAATTTCCCCACAGTTGGTTGATAGCTAGACACAGAGATGGCCAAAGCCACTACCAAATGTGGGGAGAGTATGATCAAATTAGAGTTGTTATGTTTTGAGTGCTAACACTCAGCACTCACTTTAAGAGACAGTCCTGATGAAACTGATTTCAAAAGCCAAGCATGAAAGGGCGACTAGTGTGTTTACTCAGCACTTTCAACTCAGCAACGCCACTGAGGGAGTCGGCAGAGCCGCCCAACGCAGTGGCTCCTCAGCACTTTCAACTCAGGAAGACACATCTAAAGAAGCAAAACAAACTTTGGCTTATGACATCGCTTGAATGATGTAATCAAAGTATGGTGCTGCTGCTGCTGCGTCGTCTGCACTGAGTAAGTCAAGGGAGGCTTTTTTCAGACAACTGATGGCTTCTACCATTCCAGGAACGGGAACACCAAGGGAGTTGTACATTTCGCGCACACCAATTAAACCGATTTTTTCAATTGGTTCTTTGTCACCAGCAAGTACGCCATAGGTAATCAGGCGTAAATACCAGCCAAAGTCACGGATACACAATGCACGTTGGCGTTCACCGTAGGCATTGCCACCGGGTGCGATAAAATCAGGGCGCTTCTGCCAAAGTTGCTTGGTGGCTTCCTGAACTATCTTTTTTTCATTTTCGGAAAGGGTAGCAGCAATACGAGTCCGTTGCTCACCTGTTTGCAAAAAGTCTTTGATACTTTTGAGTTCGCCACTGCTGGGATAACGCAGTTCGTCGTCGGCTTTGAGAATAACTTGGCTAATTACAGTCATGATTATTGTAATCACGAGAAATATTATTTGCTAGTTTAACGAGTTGGAGGTACAGAGGGGAAGGGAAATCAAAGTATGAAGTGTGAAGTATGAAGTATGAAATTAAACTTCAATCTCTTGACAAATGACAAATGACTATTGACAAATGACGAACAATATTTGGAAACAGGGTGAATTAATTGAAGTTGCGATCGCTGATCTCAGTGACACTGGTGATGGGGTCGGTCGCTATGATGAGCGTGTGGTATTTGTCCCAGATACTGTCCCTGGCGATCGCGTCGTGGTACGTTTACTGCATGTCAAGCCAAAATATGCTCACGGCAAACTCATCCAGCTATTGCAGCCATCACCCCACCGCATCCGCCCAAGCTGCATTGTGGCTGATAAGTGTGGTGGTTGTCAGTGGCAGCATATTGATTATGAATATCAGCTAGAAGCGAAACGCAATCAAGTTATTCAGGCTTTGCAGCGTATTGGTGGTTTTACTGCACCATCAGTAGAACCTGTATTGGCGGCTGTGTCACCCCTGGGATACCGCAATAAATCTACTTATCCTGTCAGTGTTTCTACTACCGGGCAAGTACAGGCGGGATATTACCAAAAGGGTAGTCACCATTTAGTGAACTTAAATCAATGCCCTGTGCAGGATTCTCGCTTAAATCCTCTGCTTGCAGAAGTCAAGCAAGACATTCAAAAACGTGGCTGGAAAATTTACAACGAACAACGTCACCAAGGGCAAATTCGCCATTTAGGTTTACGCATCGGCCGCCGCACGGGAGAAATGCTGTTGACTTTGGTGGTTACTGAGTGGAATTTAGCGGGAATTACGGAACAAGCCGAGGTTTGGTTGCAGCGATATCCGCAATTGGTGGGAGTTTCTTTAAATCGCAACCCAGAACGCACTAATGCCATTTTTGGTAGGGAAACTCGCACTATTGCTGGAGTTTCTTATCTGAGAGAAGAATTTGCCAATTTAGAATTTCAAGTCCGCCCCGATACATTTTTCCAAGTTTCTACGGAAACAGCCGAAGCACTCTTAGAAGTCATTCAGACAGAACTTAACCTCCAAGGAAATGAGGTACTAGTTGACGCTTATTGTGGAATTGGAACCTTAACATTGCCTTTAGCCCAGCAGGTACGCCAAGCATTTGGACTGGAATTACAAGCCGAAGCAGTTGAACAAGCAATTTTGAATGCGAATCGCAATAGTATACATAACGTTACATTTCAAGTCGGTGCGGTAGAGAATTTACTGCCGCAAATGGGAATAATACCTGATGTGGTCATACTTGATCCACCACGTAAGGGATGCGATCGCACTGTCATCGATTCATTACTGCGATCGAAACCTGCCCGCATCGTTTACGTCAGCTGTAAAGTAGCCACACTTGCGCGTGACCTGAAGTTGTTATGTGAAGGAGGCATATATAAAGTTACAAGGGTGCAACCTGCTGATTTTTTTCCACAAACCTCTCATGTAGAAGCTGCTGCCTTTCTTGTGTTATGACATTTAAATAAGAGTACTAACTCTTTATCAAAATCTTAAATTGCAAATTTGTAGTCTCTTGCATAGTAACAATGCTAAAATCGAATTAACCTAAAACATAGAAATGATTTTGTTAAAACAACTAAAGTTGCATAGACTCTCATTGATTATGAATAAGGTTGTCTGATATAAGAATCGGCAATACAAAACTCACTTTTATAGTTCTCAAAAACTTTCAGCATATTTTAATTTGCTGGCTGCGATCGCAGAATTTCAAAAGCCGTTTTATGTATCGACAATCAAAGTTCATAAACAGAGTAAATGCTCCCTAGCATTTTCAAAACTAGTATAAAAGACGCAAGTTTGAAGGCAGCATGACCACCTCCAACTTTGTCAGGGTGCGCGTACAAGCAAACTGATGTCTAGCTAACTGAAAGCTATGGGGTTTCTCTTGTGATTAGTATTTCGCTTCGTCCAGTCGGACGTTATTGGGGCACACTTAGTTTTGCCTCTACTCTCTATCTTTGTCCCATACTAGATTTACTGCTGGCAGAAATTCCAGCTAAATTACAAGCAGAATTGCGGCTAGGACTCCAAGAAGCCTTAGTCAATGCCGCTAAACATGGTAATAATCTTGATCCTAGTAAAAGAGTTGTAGTGCGTTTTTCGTTGATAGATAACCAATATTGGTGGGTAATTTCAGACCAAGGTCAAGGCTTTACACCAGAACCAAGTTCTGATAAAGAAGCGGTAGATTATTTACCACCAGATGAATCGGAAAGTGGTCGCGGTTTATGTTTGCTCCATCAAATTTTTGATCAAGTAGAATGGAGCCGCAGAGGTACAGAATTACGATTGTGTAAACAAATGGAAAATCGCCCCCGGTTGTCTTTAAGGCGATGAGGAAACGGGTGAAGTGTGAAATTTAACATACCGTATGTTTCGGGTACATAAGGTACAAGCATAAAACCCAAAAATATGTAGAGACGTTACATGTAACGTCTCTACATTATTATACGAATACCTAAACTAATGTATTTCATTTTTTTGAATACGTTCTATATATTCTACGGAATAAAATATTGATTTTGGTTTACTTAATGATAACGGTGAGCAAGTAAAAATTCAAAAATAAATGACGTATTTTTTTTCTGAATTTCTTCCTAAAAATGCAGATCCGGCTTACAGCATAATTAGGGATCAACCACAATATTTGGATGATAAAAAATTTATTGAAGAAATGTGGTTAAGCTATGAGCAATATGCTGATACTAATTTTTTAGAGCAATCAAAGATAGATTTTAATCAGCGTATATGGGAAATGTATTTAGCTTGTTCACTAATATTTCAAGGACTATCTATTGATTCTAAAGATGAAGGGCCAGATATACTTATAGATACAGGTGAATTAAAGATTTGGATTGAGGCAGTAGCACCAAAACCAGGACAGGGAGTGGATGCTGTATCTCAGATGGAGTTTGGTGTTCTTAGAAATATTCCAGATGAGAAAATAAAACTTCGTTACCGTTCAGCCATTGAAGAAAAATATAATAAAAAATATAAAAATTATTTAGCTAAAAAAATTGTTAAACCTGAAGATTGCTACATTATTGCTATAAACGGAAGTTCGATTCCATCTGCTAGACGTGAGCTTGAAATTCCAAGAATTATTCGCAGTGTTTTACCTTTTGGTAATGAATCTATAAATATAGATACTGAGTCTGGTATGCCTATAGAGCGATTTTATCAGTATCAAGATAGTTCACGTAAACAATCTGGTGCATCAGTATCAACTGATATCTTTTTTAAAGAGGAATACAGTGGTATCAGTGCAATATTATTTTCATGTATGGATGTACTAAATCGTCCAAACGAATTTGGAGATG from Aulosira sp. FACHB-615 carries:
- a CDS encoding allophycocyanin subunit alpha-B; translated protein: MTVISQVILKADDELRYPSSGELKSIKDFLQTGEQRTRIAATLSENEKKIVQEATKQLWQKRPDFIAPGGNAYGERQRALCIRDFGWYLRLITYGVLAGDKEPIEKIGLIGVREMYNSLGVPVPGMVEAISCLKKASLDLLSADDAAAAAPYFDYIIQAMS
- the rlmD gene encoding 23S rRNA (uracil(1939)-C(5))-methyltransferase RlmD — encoded protein: MTNNIWKQGELIEVAIADLSDTGDGVGRYDERVVFVPDTVPGDRVVVRLLHVKPKYAHGKLIQLLQPSPHRIRPSCIVADKCGGCQWQHIDYEYQLEAKRNQVIQALQRIGGFTAPSVEPVLAAVSPLGYRNKSTYPVSVSTTGQVQAGYYQKGSHHLVNLNQCPVQDSRLNPLLAEVKQDIQKRGWKIYNEQRHQGQIRHLGLRIGRRTGEMLLTLVVTEWNLAGITEQAEVWLQRYPQLVGVSLNRNPERTNAIFGRETRTIAGVSYLREEFANLEFQVRPDTFFQVSTETAEALLEVIQTELNLQGNEVLVDAYCGIGTLTLPLAQQVRQAFGLELQAEAVEQAILNANRNSIHNVTFQVGAVENLLPQMGIIPDVVILDPPRKGCDRTVIDSLLRSKPARIVYVSCKVATLARDLKLLCEGGIYKVTRVQPADFFPQTSHVEAAAFLVL
- a CDS encoding ATP-binding protein, with product MISISLRPVGRYWGTLSFASTLYLCPILDLLLAEIPAKLQAELRLGLQEALVNAAKHGNNLDPSKRVVVRFSLIDNQYWWVISDQGQGFTPEPSSDKEAVDYLPPDESESGRGLCLLHQIFDQVEWSRRGTELRLCKQMENRPRLSLRR